One genomic segment of Effusibacillus lacus includes these proteins:
- a CDS encoding glutathionylspermidine synthase family protein, which yields MNLSYEQRRSTLYGPLREEGIFTWDHMYGEEYALASLHMIDEEFRKEIAYATEQLGLIFSKVIPVLQQGPDELLVELGIPKQALGAVRLSVWPEIPTLIGRFDFAQTPEGLKMLEFNSDTPTSIVEAYHVNGRVCQSYGVKDPNLGMAGHLRDGFQQLVLRYNQKGFETKRIVFSALDWHEEDKGTAKYLLNVSQLEGLFVPLEDLRVYEDSLHYLEQEQYIPIDVLYRLHALEKMAEEQDADGYPTGAHVLDLIARNKLAVINPPSGFLAQTKALQALIWNLHESKEFFTDNEHRVIETYMLPTYMENRFLGTSPFVSKPIFGREGGGVTLFGKDGELIARDLENDYWEQPMIYQQLAELETVEVETVKGLYTGNLLWGSFLVGGKASAIVARVGGKITGNLSFYLPVGLT from the coding sequence ATGAACTTATCCTATGAGCAAAGGCGCAGCACCCTATATGGCCCCCTCAGGGAAGAAGGGATTTTTACCTGGGACCATATGTACGGTGAAGAATATGCACTGGCTTCCCTTCATATGATTGACGAGGAATTCCGCAAGGAAATCGCTTATGCGACCGAGCAACTGGGACTCATTTTTTCCAAAGTGATCCCTGTCCTGCAGCAGGGCCCTGATGAATTGCTGGTGGAACTGGGCATTCCCAAACAGGCGCTGGGGGCTGTACGACTTTCCGTTTGGCCTGAAATCCCCACTTTAATCGGGCGGTTTGATTTTGCCCAGACTCCTGAGGGGCTGAAAATGCTGGAATTCAATTCCGACACCCCGACCAGTATCGTAGAAGCCTACCACGTGAACGGAAGAGTGTGCCAATCCTATGGTGTTAAAGATCCAAATCTGGGAATGGCCGGTCACTTGCGGGACGGATTTCAGCAACTGGTGCTTCGCTATAATCAGAAGGGCTTTGAGACCAAACGGATTGTTTTCAGTGCTTTGGATTGGCATGAAGAAGACAAGGGAACCGCCAAGTACCTGTTGAATGTATCTCAACTGGAAGGTTTGTTTGTGCCACTGGAAGATCTAAGAGTATATGAGGATTCATTGCATTACCTGGAACAGGAACAGTATATTCCCATTGATGTGCTTTATCGCCTGCACGCTCTGGAAAAAATGGCCGAGGAGCAGGACGCCGACGGGTACCCAACAGGAGCCCATGTACTCGACCTGATCGCCCGGAACAAGCTGGCGGTCATCAACCCGCCGTCAGGGTTTCTTGCACAAACCAAGGCTTTGCAGGCACTGATCTGGAATCTCCATGAATCGAAAGAGTTTTTCACTGACAATGAGCATCGTGTCATTGAGACCTACATGCTTCCTACCTACATGGAAAACCGGTTTCTGGGAACCTCCCCCTTCGTCAGCAAACCGATATTTGGCCGCGAGGGTGGTGGAGTCACCCTGTTTGGCAAAGACGGGGAACTGATTGCCAGGGATCTGGAGAACGATTATTGGGAGCAGCCGATGATCTACCAACAGCTCGCAGAGTTGGAAACCGTTGAAGTCGAAACGGTAAAGGGACTCTATACCGGTAACTTGCTGTGGGGATCCTTTCTTGTCGGCGGGAAAGCATCCGCCATTGTTGCCCGTGTCGGCGGGAAAATCACCGGAAACCTGTCGTTTTATTTGCCTGTCGGACTTACCTGA
- a CDS encoding aminopeptidase: protein MLDPRLSKLADVLVNYSTRVQKGENVLIEAFGIDPALVKELVKAVHKAGGNPFVNLRDQSVIRQLVLEGTEEQMRTWAEFDRFQMEKMQAYIGIRGGYNISEMSDVPDDKMRLYSSLYNHVVHSSTRVKKTRWVVLRYPNPSMAQLANMSTEAFENFYFDVCTMDYAKMSKAMDPLKELMDKTDRVKITGPGTELTFSIKGIGSVKCDGGLNIPDGEVYSAPVRNSVNGVISFNTPTPYQGFTFENVRLEFKDGKIVNATANDTERINKILDTDEGARYIGEFAIGFNPYIREPMKDILFDEKIDGSFHFTPGQCYDDAFNGNQSAIHWDMVMIQRPEYGGGEIWFDDRLIRKDGRFVIPELEGLNPENLK, encoded by the coding sequence ATGTTGGATCCGAGGCTTTCAAAGCTGGCTGATGTTCTGGTAAATTATTCAACCAGAGTGCAAAAGGGCGAAAACGTGTTAATCGAAGCGTTCGGAATCGATCCGGCGCTTGTAAAGGAACTGGTGAAAGCGGTACATAAGGCGGGCGGGAATCCGTTTGTCAATCTGCGCGACCAATCGGTCATCCGCCAGCTGGTACTGGAAGGAACAGAAGAGCAGATGCGGACCTGGGCCGAGTTTGACAGGTTCCAAATGGAAAAAATGCAGGCTTATATCGGAATTCGCGGCGGGTACAATATCTCCGAAATGTCCGATGTGCCCGATGACAAGATGAGGCTTTACAGTTCGCTCTATAACCATGTCGTGCACAGCAGCACCCGTGTCAAGAAAACCAGATGGGTGGTTCTTCGCTACCCGAATCCGTCCATGGCCCAGCTGGCCAACATGAGCACGGAAGCGTTCGAAAACTTCTACTTTGACGTATGCACCATGGATTACGCAAAAATGTCAAAAGCGATGGACCCGTTGAAGGAATTGATGGACAAGACGGACCGGGTGAAAATTACCGGACCCGGAACAGAGCTAACCTTCTCCATCAAAGGAATCGGATCGGTCAAGTGCGATGGCGGCCTGAACATACCGGACGGAGAAGTGTACTCCGCGCCTGTCCGCAATTCGGTCAACGGCGTAATTTCTTTCAACACACCCACTCCTTACCAAGGGTTCACTTTTGAGAACGTCCGTCTGGAATTCAAAGACGGTAAAATCGTCAATGCAACCGCCAACGATACGGAGCGGATCAACAAGATTCTGGATACGGACGAAGGCGCTCGTTACATTGGGGAATTTGCCATTGGGTTCAATCCCTACATCCGCGAGCCCATGAAAGACATTTTGTTTGACGAGAAAATTGACGGCAGCTTCCACTTCACGCCGGGACAATGCTATGACGACGCGTTCAACGGAAACCAATCGGCCATTCACTGGGATATGGTGATGATCCAACGTCCTGAATACGGCGGCGGTGAAATCTGGTTTGATGACCGGTTGATCCGTAAAGACGGACGTTTCGTAATTCCGGAGCTGGAAGGACTCAATCCGGAAAACTTGAAGTAG
- a CDS encoding ornithine--oxo-acid transaminase — MLSTREVIEQTEKFGARNYHPLQIVISKAEGVWVEDPEGNRYMDMLSAYSALNQGHRHPRIIQALKDQADKVTLTSRAFHNDQLNRFYEKLARVTGKSMILPMNTGAEAVETAIKAARRWGYNVKKIPDSQAEIITFTGNFHGRTTTIISFSSDEAYKRGFGPLTPGFKIVQYGDIEALKQAISPNTAAVLMEPIQGEAGIVIPPVGYLSQVHDICKQNNILFIADEIQTGLGRTGKMFACDWEGVKPDMYVLGKALGGGVMPVSAVAADKEVLGVFEPGSHGSTFGGNPLACAVASAALDVIEDEGLVAKSAELGEYFLNQLREIRNPVVKEIRGRGLFIGVEMRTKARPYCEKLKELGLLCKETHETTIRFAPPLVIRREELDWALERIKQVLS, encoded by the coding sequence ATGCTGTCAACTCGCGAGGTAATCGAACAAACAGAGAAATTTGGCGCGCGGAATTATCATCCTCTGCAGATAGTAATTTCCAAGGCGGAAGGTGTATGGGTGGAGGATCCCGAAGGCAATCGCTACATGGATATGCTGAGCGCTTATTCTGCCCTCAACCAGGGTCACCGCCATCCGCGAATCATTCAGGCGTTAAAGGATCAGGCGGATAAGGTCACTTTGACCTCCCGCGCTTTTCACAATGATCAATTGAACCGGTTCTATGAAAAATTGGCCCGGGTAACCGGCAAGTCCATGATCCTGCCGATGAATACCGGTGCGGAAGCGGTGGAGACTGCAATCAAAGCGGCTCGCCGTTGGGGCTACAATGTGAAAAAGATCCCTGACAGCCAGGCGGAAATTATCACTTTTACCGGAAACTTTCACGGGCGGACAACCACCATCATTTCGTTTTCTTCCGATGAGGCATACAAGCGTGGATTCGGCCCGCTTACACCCGGGTTCAAAATTGTACAATACGGGGACATCGAAGCTCTGAAGCAGGCCATTTCACCGAACACGGCGGCTGTTTTGATGGAGCCGATCCAAGGAGAAGCGGGGATTGTGATTCCACCTGTAGGATACCTGAGCCAGGTGCACGACATATGCAAGCAAAACAATATACTGTTTATAGCGGATGAGATCCAGACCGGTCTCGGACGAACCGGCAAGATGTTTGCCTGCGATTGGGAAGGAGTCAAGCCGGACATGTATGTGCTTGGAAAGGCCCTTGGCGGCGGCGTCATGCCCGTCTCGGCCGTTGCGGCTGACAAGGAAGTGCTGGGCGTGTTCGAACCGGGCTCCCACGGGTCGACATTTGGCGGCAACCCGCTGGCTTGCGCCGTCGCCTCGGCGGCTCTGGACGTAATTGAGGATGAAGGTCTCGTTGCCAAATCGGCGGAACTGGGCGAATACTTTCTGAACCAGCTGCGGGAAATCCGCAATCCGGTTGTTAAGGAAATCCGGGGACGCGGATTGTTCATCGGGGTTGAGATGCGCACAAAGGCAAGACCTTACTGCGAGAAACTGAAGGAATTGGGCCTTTTGTGCAAGGAAACGCACGAGACCACGATCCGCTTCGCGCCTCCTTTGGTAATCCGCAGGGAAGAACTCGACTGGGCACTTGAAAGGATTAAACAGGTCTTGAGCTAA
- a CDS encoding FmdB family zinc ribbon protein, with product MPNYDFRCLACSHEYEERVAFSEREKVACPKCGSKEKQQLFKAGAVKGPVAGSAGTNGSFGCGGSSALGGCGSGTGFT from the coding sequence TTGCCGAATTATGATTTTCGCTGTCTTGCCTGCAGCCATGAATATGAGGAACGGGTGGCTTTCTCGGAGAGGGAGAAAGTGGCTTGTCCGAAGTGCGGCAGCAAAGAAAAGCAGCAGCTTTTCAAAGCCGGGGCGGTAAAGGGGCCTGTTGCAGGTTCCGCAGGAACCAACGGTTCCTTTGGTTGTGGCGGCTCCAGTGCATTGGGTGGATGTGGGTCCGGTACGGGTTTCACCTGA
- the mutY gene encoding A/G-specific adenine glycosylase encodes MLEVSYQEAVEVGRRLLRWYMENKRDLPWRRTKDPYKIWVSEVMLQQTRVETVIPYWNRFMERYPTVEALATAPEEEVLKLWEGLGYYSRVRNLQTAVREVHANYGGRVPDTLEEISSLSGVGPYTAGAVLSIAYNVPVPAVDGNVFRVLSRLFLIEDDVSKPAARRKFESLAEFLIPPGEASNFNQSLMELGAKVCIPKYPRCPECPLQEVCRAHAEGMQEDLPVKGKKKPPKPIDIATGIVWNGDKVMVVRRPLTGLLAGMWEFPGGEVAPGDTHQETLQRILPEKYAQPIEIQSHFADVQHTFSHLHWNLKAFSCSITGDSCPDAEAIRWLNVWQLSDVPMPVAHQKLAKALQGLV; translated from the coding sequence ATGCTTGAGGTAAGCTATCAGGAGGCTGTGGAGGTCGGAAGGCGGCTCCTGCGTTGGTATATGGAAAACAAACGGGATCTTCCGTGGCGGAGAACCAAGGATCCCTACAAGATTTGGGTTTCTGAAGTCATGCTGCAGCAAACAAGAGTCGAAACGGTCATCCCCTACTGGAATCGCTTTATGGAGCGATATCCCACCGTGGAAGCGCTGGCGACAGCTCCGGAAGAAGAAGTGCTGAAACTGTGGGAGGGGCTGGGCTACTACTCCCGGGTCCGCAACTTACAGACAGCCGTGAGGGAAGTCCATGCCAATTACGGCGGACGGGTTCCCGATACGCTTGAGGAGATCTCTTCCCTGTCAGGGGTGGGGCCTTATACGGCGGGGGCAGTCTTGTCGATTGCGTACAATGTACCGGTTCCGGCGGTTGACGGCAACGTATTCCGGGTGTTGTCCCGCTTATTCCTGATTGAGGACGATGTGTCCAAACCTGCTGCCCGCAGGAAGTTTGAATCCCTGGCCGAATTTCTGATTCCACCGGGAGAGGCGTCAAATTTCAACCAGTCGCTGATGGAGTTGGGGGCAAAGGTGTGCATCCCCAAATATCCCAGGTGCCCCGAGTGCCCTTTGCAAGAGGTTTGTCGGGCTCATGCGGAGGGCATGCAGGAAGATCTGCCGGTCAAGGGAAAGAAGAAACCGCCGAAGCCAATTGACATTGCAACAGGGATCGTTTGGAACGGAGATAAAGTGATGGTTGTTCGCAGGCCTCTGACCGGACTGTTGGCGGGCATGTGGGAGTTTCCAGGCGGTGAAGTGGCACCGGGTGATACCCATCAGGAGACACTGCAACGGATACTTCCGGAAAAATATGCCCAGCCTATAGAGATACAATCCCACTTTGCCGACGTACAGCATACATTTAGCCACCTTCACTGGAACTTGAAAGCATTTTCCTGCAGCATAACAGGCGATTCATGCCCCGATGCGGAAGCAATCCGCTGGTTAAACGTGTGGCAGCTGAGTGATGTGCCGATGCCCGTTGCACATCAGAAGTTGGCCAAAGCGCTGCAGGGATTGGTCTGA
- a CDS encoding Bax inhibitor-1/YccA family protein — MYPSYTTGSRLTMGAIFPALFFSLLFAAVGLAAGQFVPPAWMLPLMVVELIMIVAAMFIRRKRAVGYGFLYTFTFISGITLYPIIRAYSDLGAQVVLQAFAVTAIAYAGAALYATITKADFRFLGGFLFVGLIALLGMGIVGLFIPFSSTANWVYTLLGVLIFIGYTLYDISRITRYGVEREDVPIVVLNLYLNFVNLFLFILRLFGLNLGRDE, encoded by the coding sequence ATGTATCCAAGTTACACCACGGGATCAAGGTTGACCATGGGGGCGATTTTTCCCGCTCTGTTTTTCAGTTTGCTGTTTGCAGCCGTTGGGCTTGCCGCAGGCCAGTTTGTTCCTCCCGCATGGATGCTGCCCCTGATGGTTGTGGAACTGATCATGATTGTGGCAGCGATGTTCATTCGCCGCAAAAGAGCGGTGGGATACGGATTCCTGTACACTTTTACTTTCATCTCGGGCATTACTCTGTATCCGATCATTAGGGCTTACAGTGATCTGGGAGCACAAGTTGTGCTGCAAGCATTTGCCGTTACTGCAATTGCATACGCCGGAGCCGCACTGTATGCCACCATTACAAAAGCGGATTTCCGTTTTCTCGGAGGCTTTCTGTTTGTCGGATTGATCGCATTGCTGGGAATGGGGATCGTGGGGCTGTTCATTCCTTTTTCCAGTACGGCCAATTGGGTGTACACCCTGCTTGGCGTGTTGATCTTTATCGGGTACACGTTATATGACATCTCCCGAATCACCCGTTACGGAGTGGAAAGGGAAGATGTGCCGATCGTGGTGCTGAATCTGTATCTGAACTTTGTGAATCTGTTTCTCTTTATCCTGCGACTGTTTGGGCTGAATCTGGGCCGGGACGAGTAA
- a CDS encoding FadR/GntR family transcriptional regulator encodes MKRELAAGSKIYKKVAADIERWIELGYLNPGDKLPSMKEMAKQFGVSRPTIREALSSLQAKGLLELRQGDGTFVSRVDLDKHLFAPLQAALLIGRNDLIDLHQVRTILEVGASRWAALNRTGEAYEEIAAALTEFEWAVSDNDLVEADIRFHQAIAAATGNPVIQNLMNALTEALIDVNRATLRILPSVEVAQYYREWADAIREGRPDLASRIAEKYLDKVKDVLEKPIRTSDKPDSGPGCRSY; translated from the coding sequence ATGAAGCGGGAACTTGCAGCCGGGTCCAAAATCTACAAAAAAGTGGCAGCCGATATTGAAAGATGGATTGAACTAGGATATCTGAACCCGGGGGACAAACTTCCGTCCATGAAGGAGATGGCGAAACAGTTTGGGGTAAGCCGCCCGACCATCCGAGAGGCGTTGTCCTCCCTGCAAGCGAAGGGGTTGTTGGAATTGCGCCAGGGAGACGGAACGTTCGTTTCCCGGGTGGATCTGGACAAGCATCTGTTTGCGCCGCTTCAGGCCGCACTTCTGATCGGCCGCAACGATCTGATCGACCTGCATCAGGTTCGGACGATTCTTGAAGTGGGCGCCAGCCGCTGGGCGGCTTTGAACCGGACCGGCGAGGCTTACGAGGAAATAGCGGCAGCGCTGACGGAGTTTGAATGGGCCGTTTCGGACAACGATCTGGTGGAAGCGGATATCCGGTTTCACCAAGCAATCGCGGCCGCCACCGGCAATCCGGTGATCCAGAATCTGATGAATGCGCTGACGGAAGCCCTGATTGACGTGAACAGGGCTACTCTTCGCATTTTGCCTTCTGTTGAAGTCGCCCAATATTACCGGGAATGGGCGGATGCCATAAGAGAAGGACGCCCGGATCTGGCGTCCCGTATTGCGGAGAAGTATCTCGATAAGGTGAAAGATGTGCTGGAGAAACCTATTCGCACTTCAGACAAACCGGATTCAGGACCTGGTTGTAGATCGTATTGA
- a CDS encoding glycosyltransferase: MNILLVLPPNQPRSGGNVTYSNRMKKGLAPRGIHVEIRSLDRVAPGDYEKADLVHVFNAFRTGRYVLPVVKEMKKPMILTITGTDINEYMTKEETRQETYAVVDYASRIISLTESSRQQLIKLVPAAAAKSLVVNLGVDLPANSGKNRSHFGLSDKDFIFLLPAGIRPVKNPLAAYEPLRRVHAVHSGARFVVAGPNMDNTLFSDFEKKMKAAEWATYLGEVEHSDMPDLLLCSDVVLNTSKSEGLSHALLEAMSLGKPVLASKVPGNVDLIRDGENGFLYENEDEFVSKALAYMEDPVLRQQLGETGQQWVRNRYSVRQEIDTFNTIYNQVLNPVCLKCE; the protein is encoded by the coding sequence ATGAACATATTGCTTGTACTGCCTCCAAACCAGCCCCGCTCCGGCGGAAATGTCACCTATTCCAACCGTATGAAAAAAGGATTGGCGCCACGCGGCATCCATGTGGAAATCCGCAGCCTGGACCGTGTTGCGCCCGGCGATTATGAGAAGGCAGACCTGGTACACGTGTTCAATGCATTCCGTACCGGGAGGTACGTCCTGCCCGTTGTCAAAGAGATGAAGAAGCCCATGATCCTTACAATCACGGGCACCGACATCAACGAATACATGACAAAAGAAGAAACAAGGCAGGAAACGTATGCAGTTGTCGACTATGCATCCCGCATCATTTCGCTCACCGAATCTTCCCGGCAGCAATTGATCAAACTGGTTCCGGCAGCTGCAGCCAAGTCTCTGGTGGTCAATCTGGGAGTCGATTTGCCGGCAAACAGCGGCAAAAACCGTTCCCACTTTGGATTGTCGGACAAAGACTTTATCTTCCTGCTCCCGGCCGGAATCCGGCCTGTCAAGAACCCGTTGGCGGCTTATGAACCGCTTCGCCGGGTCCATGCCGTACATTCTGGAGCCCGCTTTGTTGTTGCGGGACCCAATATGGACAACACACTGTTTTCCGATTTTGAGAAAAAAATGAAGGCAGCCGAATGGGCCACCTATCTGGGCGAAGTGGAACATTCCGATATGCCCGACCTTCTGCTGTGCTCCGATGTGGTGCTGAACACCTCCAAATCGGAAGGCCTGTCGCATGCATTGCTGGAAGCCATGTCCCTCGGCAAACCGGTACTGGCATCAAAAGTTCCGGGCAATGTGGACCTGATCCGGGACGGAGAAAACGGATTCCTTTATGAAAACGAAGACGAATTCGTGTCAAAAGCCCTTGCTTACATGGAGGATCCGGTGCTCCGTCAGCAATTGGGCGAAACAGGGCAGCAGTGGGTTCGCAACCGCTATTCAGTCCGGCAGGAAATCGACACATTCAATACGATCTACAACCAGGTCCTGAATCCGGTTTGTCTGAAGTGCGAATAG
- the fabI gene encoding enoyl-ACP reductase FabI: protein MQNLLKGKTILVMGVANERSIAWGIAQSLHNAGAKLAFTYQGERVERRIKELVADMPDSVVLPCDVTKDEEIDAVFATLEKETGTLHGLVHSLAFANKEDLEGLFVDTSRAGYALAQDISAYSLVAVTQRARKLMKDGGSILTMTYLGGERVVQGYNMMGVAKAALDSCMKYLAADLGPENIRVNAISAGPIMTLAARGVRDFSTMLKLVSEKAPLRRGVTQEEVGNTALFLMSDLSSGITGEIIHVDAGYNILAL, encoded by the coding sequence ATGCAGAATTTGCTGAAGGGAAAGACCATCTTGGTTATGGGCGTTGCCAACGAACGAAGCATCGCCTGGGGAATTGCCCAATCCTTACATAACGCAGGTGCAAAACTGGCTTTTACTTATCAGGGAGAACGCGTGGAACGCCGAATTAAGGAACTTGTGGCCGATATGCCGGACAGCGTCGTGCTTCCTTGCGACGTCACCAAGGACGAAGAAATCGACGCGGTGTTCGCGACACTTGAAAAAGAAACCGGCACCCTGCACGGTTTGGTGCATTCACTGGCATTTGCCAACAAAGAGGATCTGGAAGGGCTGTTTGTTGATACTTCCCGTGCCGGGTACGCACTGGCGCAGGACATTTCCGCATACTCGCTGGTAGCCGTGACACAAAGGGCTCGCAAGCTGATGAAAGATGGCGGTTCCATCCTTACCATGACCTACCTGGGCGGGGAGCGTGTCGTCCAAGGCTATAACATGATGGGAGTAGCCAAAGCGGCACTCGACAGCTGCATGAAGTATCTGGCTGCCGACCTCGGGCCGGAGAACATTCGTGTGAACGCCATCTCCGCAGGTCCTATCATGACGCTTGCCGCTCGCGGAGTCCGTGATTTCTCCACCATGTTGAAGCTCGTATCCGAGAAAGCTCCGCTTCGCCGTGGTGTGACGCAGGAGGAAGTTGGCAATACGGCGCTGTTCCTCATGTCCGACCTGTCTTCCGGCATCACCGGCGAGATTATTCATGTGGATGCGGGCTATAACATTCTGGCGTTGTAA
- a CDS encoding YmaF family protein: MKEKRVYGFVCHSGKEKSGSEHFHEMFLVTWDGRPLHVHGFSGTTSYDAGHNHRYAGTTEPAPSGVPHTHAYCTATSFDDGHTHVIRGRTGPAVPLPNGGHIHYFEGFTTVSGRIPHVHSYSGRTTV, encoded by the coding sequence ATGAAGGAAAAACGGGTTTACGGATTTGTCTGCCATTCGGGTAAAGAGAAGTCCGGTTCAGAGCATTTCCACGAAATGTTTCTCGTCACATGGGACGGGCGTCCCTTGCATGTTCACGGATTCTCCGGTACCACATCTTATGACGCCGGACACAATCACAGGTATGCGGGAACTACGGAACCCGCGCCCAGCGGGGTGCCGCATACCCATGCCTATTGCACAGCCACATCCTTTGACGACGGTCATACACACGTGATTCGCGGTAGAACAGGACCTGCCGTTCCTTTGCCAAATGGGGGACATATTCATTATTTTGAGGGATTTACCACAGTCAGCGGCCGTATTCCTCATGTACATTCGTACAGTGGCAGAACCACTGTGTAG
- a CDS encoding metallophosphoesterase codes for MIWWGILALLAAILVYSYWNTFRPVLREVEMTIPHKKGLGEIKILQLSDLHMERLSISPQRLYDLVAPVNPDLIVLTGDYLDRYHNIGKALEYMKTVKSLNPKYGVYLVFGNHDHYLGDRIDEFQQAIESTGCRVLRNESTTFDVEGTRMTIIGVDDHCLGKSDIEQSFANIPEDGIHLVLAHDPNTVLDMRDHHKADYILSGHFHGGQFNLIPFLHRWFGFGGLSKRDILKGLHVVGGRTLYISEGMGQSGLNVRLGSRPEITVHTLRTGAVLRGAPTAVPVVEPLTPAVESGF; via the coding sequence TTGATCTGGTGGGGAATTCTTGCATTGCTTGCAGCGATTCTTGTCTATTCTTATTGGAACACATTCCGCCCTGTATTGCGAGAGGTCGAGATGACCATTCCGCACAAAAAAGGGCTGGGCGAAATAAAGATTCTTCAACTGTCCGACCTGCACATGGAACGGCTGTCGATTTCCCCGCAGCGCCTGTATGATCTGGTGGCTCCGGTAAATCCGGATCTGATCGTGCTGACCGGTGACTATCTGGATCGCTACCATAATATTGGCAAAGCGTTGGAATATATGAAAACCGTAAAAAGTTTGAACCCGAAATATGGTGTCTACCTGGTATTTGGCAACCACGACCACTATCTGGGCGACCGGATTGACGAGTTTCAACAGGCGATCGAGTCAACTGGGTGCCGCGTGCTGCGAAACGAATCGACCACGTTTGATGTGGAGGGGACCCGTATGACAATTATCGGCGTCGATGACCACTGCCTTGGCAAGAGTGACATTGAGCAGTCCTTTGCCAATATTCCGGAAGACGGAATTCATCTGGTGCTGGCTCATGACCCGAATACGGTTCTTGACATGCGGGATCATCACAAAGCCGATTATATTCTGTCGGGCCACTTCCACGGCGGACAGTTTAACCTGATTCCCTTTCTGCACCGCTGGTTTGGTTTTGGCGGTCTGTCAAAGCGGGACATCCTGAAGGGCTTGCATGTGGTGGGCGGAAGAACATTGTATATCTCTGAGGGCATGGGGCAAAGCGGACTCAACGTCCGCCTCGGATCCCGACCTGAAATTACCGTTCACACCCTGCGTACCGGCGCCGTCCTGCGAGGTGCGCCAACAGCGGTGCCGGTTGTTGAGCCCCTGACTCCTGCTGTGGAAAGTGGATTCTAA
- a CDS encoding DUF402 domain-containing protein, which translates to MRKVTIISTKHNEARHRVWESAWVKAENPLLLLIPAHTPVYNPDGSVWSSPYGVEAHFSPAHWFNAFVLKKEEGTEWYCNVASPAQYDAEAGIVRFVDYDLDVYVYADGTHKVLDREEFEENSRVMGYPQEVRERVEQGLQELLRAIHERRGPFKDSNQRTRL; encoded by the coding sequence ATGCGGAAAGTGACCATTATCTCAACCAAACATAATGAAGCGAGGCATCGTGTATGGGAGTCGGCCTGGGTTAAGGCGGAAAACCCTCTGCTGCTGTTGATTCCGGCACATACCCCGGTTTATAACCCGGACGGTTCCGTTTGGTCCAGTCCCTATGGAGTGGAGGCCCATTTTTCACCGGCGCATTGGTTCAATGCATTTGTCCTGAAGAAAGAGGAAGGAACAGAGTGGTACTGCAACGTGGCGTCTCCCGCACAATACGATGCGGAAGCTGGCATTGTCCGGTTTGTCGATTATGATCTTGACGTTTATGTTTATGCTGACGGTACCCATAAGGTTTTGGACCGGGAAGAATTTGAGGAAAATTCCCGTGTCATGGGCTATCCCCAGGAGGTTCGGGAGCGGGTGGAACAAGGGCTTCAAGAACTGCTCAGGGCCATTCATGAGCGTC